One genomic segment of Leptolyngbya subtilissima AS-A7 includes these proteins:
- a CDS encoding DUF1361 domain-containing protein — translation MRWLLPNIISAFDNVYSGWILWNLFLAAIPLLLSFSLFRRQSLSNRWFLAACVLVGIIGVLGLGPRIPRAVQGLYNLRQDNSSPFSWFELLWLLAVTAFAGLLSLKIFKTKQDPKGWLWWVGLVVFLIFLPNAPYVLTDIIHLIRGTSSGQIRILVVALVFIPLHAAAILLGFEAYVVSILNLAAYLKQHGAKAMILPLELTIHALSAVGIYLGRFLRFNSWDLVTDPTGVIAYTLDALTSKQPAAVIFVTFVILASLYWVMKQITLGLKLRIRYACQGIDALD, via the coding sequence ATGAGATGGCTCCTGCCCAACATTATCAGCGCCTTTGATAACGTCTACAGTGGCTGGATTTTATGGAACTTGTTTTTGGCGGCGATTCCGCTGCTGCTGAGCTTTAGTTTGTTTCGCCGCCAGAGTCTGTCCAACCGATGGTTTTTGGCGGCCTGTGTACTGGTGGGGATAATTGGCGTGCTAGGGCTGGGGCCTCGCATCCCTCGTGCTGTGCAAGGACTCTACAACCTACGCCAAGACAACTCCAGTCCGTTCTCCTGGTTTGAGCTGCTGTGGCTACTGGCGGTTACGGCCTTTGCCGGTCTCCTCAGTCTGAAAATTTTTAAGACCAAGCAAGATCCCAAGGGCTGGCTGTGGTGGGTGGGGCTGGTGGTGTTCTTGATCTTTCTACCCAATGCTCCTTATGTCCTCACCGATATTATTCATTTGATTCGAGGCACCAGCTCGGGCCAGATTCGCATTTTGGTTGTGGCTCTGGTGTTCATTCCCCTGCACGCAGCCGCCATTTTGCTGGGGTTCGAAGCCTACGTCGTCTCGATTCTCAACCTGGCTGCCTATCTCAAGCAGCACGGGGCCAAAGCAATGATCTTGCCCCTCGAGCTAACCATTCACGCGCTCAGCGCGGTGGGCATCTACCTAGGCCGATTTCTGCGCTTTAACAGCTGGGATCTGGTCACTGACCCCACTGGCGTCATCGCCTATACCCTCGATGCCCTGACCTCAAAGCAACCAGCGGCCGTTATCTTCGTCACATTTGTTATTTTGGCCAGCCTTTACTGGGTGATGAAACAAATCACCCTGGGGCTGAAGCTGCGCATTCGCTACGCTTGCCAGGGCATAGATGCGCTCGACTAG
- a CDS encoding S10 family peptidase translates to MPDHTQRQGNTSEHMLGDQAYTASAQWQTLYEHDKPVAELFHVAYTVADQDLAQRPITFVFNGGPGAASAYLHVGALGPRRVVFNSDGSLPRPPVEVADNSESWLSFTDLVFIDPVGTGFSRVLPKDDTKGEKSDDKPDDKGEGKPDEKAKKFWTVDRDLNALGEFIQGYLSAHHRWLSPVFIAGESYGGFRVAKLCRKLQQDYGVGLCGAILISPVMEFMLLEGNDYSLSGWATVIPSMAATAVYHGQVDTTDSPAAHGAKAADFARKSLIPLLALGSTASGEDQQRVFGQLAHLIGLPPEVVQRHRGRVDIVIFARELLRHQQRILGLYDGSVTAIDPFPDRLMHEGTDPTLEGIDRLFTGAINSHLRSTLGVNTTLTYNLLSFEVFKAWEFLPESEYRQGFVGSVDDLRVGMALNPYLQVYITHGIYDLVTPYFSSEHLRDLMNLNPELQPNLTLRHFQGGHMFYTWDESRQLWFEDMQRFYHQASGK, encoded by the coding sequence ATGCCAGATCACACCCAACGTCAGGGCAACACCTCCGAGCACATGCTGGGTGACCAGGCCTACACCGCTTCAGCCCAGTGGCAAACCCTCTACGAACACGACAAGCCCGTGGCGGAGCTGTTCCACGTGGCCTACACCGTTGCCGACCAAGACCTGGCTCAGCGGCCCATTACCTTTGTGTTTAACGGCGGACCAGGGGCGGCATCGGCCTACCTGCATGTGGGGGCGCTAGGTCCGCGACGGGTGGTGTTTAACTCCGACGGCAGCCTGCCGCGTCCGCCGGTAGAGGTGGCCGACAACAGCGAAAGCTGGCTGAGCTTCACCGACTTAGTCTTTATTGACCCCGTGGGCACGGGCTTCAGCCGGGTTTTGCCCAAGGACGATACTAAAGGTGAGAAATCCGACGACAAGCCCGACGACAAAGGGGAGGGTAAACCCGACGAAAAGGCCAAAAAATTCTGGACGGTCGATCGCGATCTCAACGCCCTGGGCGAGTTTATTCAGGGCTATCTCTCGGCTCACCACCGCTGGCTGTCGCCGGTATTTATTGCCGGAGAGAGCTACGGTGGCTTTCGAGTGGCAAAGCTTTGTCGCAAGCTTCAGCAAGACTATGGCGTTGGCCTATGCGGGGCGATTCTGATTTCGCCGGTGATGGAGTTTATGCTGCTGGAGGGCAACGACTACAGCCTTAGCGGCTGGGCGACGGTGATTCCTTCGATGGCGGCTACGGCGGTGTATCATGGGCAGGTTGACACCACTGATAGCCCGGCTGCCCACGGAGCCAAGGCCGCCGACTTTGCCCGCAAGTCCCTTATTCCTTTGCTGGCCCTAGGCAGTACTGCCTCTGGCGAAGACCAACAGCGGGTGTTTGGTCAGCTAGCTCATCTGATTGGCCTGCCGCCGGAGGTGGTGCAGCGCCACCGAGGCCGCGTCGACATTGTGATATTTGCCCGCGAGCTGCTGCGCCATCAGCAGCGCATTTTGGGTCTCTATGATGGCTCAGTCACCGCGATCGACCCCTTCCCCGATCGCCTGATGCATGAGGGAACTGACCCCACCCTAGAGGGTATCGATCGCCTGTTTACCGGAGCTATCAACAGCCACCTGCGCTCGACGTTGGGTGTGAACACCACTCTGACCTACAACTTGCTCAGCTTTGAGGTGTTCAAAGCCTGGGAGTTTTTGCCTGAGAGCGAGTACCGCCAGGGCTTTGTCGGCTCGGTGGATGACCTGCGGGTGGGCATGGCCCTCAACCCCTACCTCCAGGTCTACATTACCCACGGCATTTACGATCTGGTGACGCCCTACTTCTCGTCAGAGCACTTGAGGGATTTGATGAATCTCAATCCGGAGCTCCAGCCAAACCTCACCCTGCGGCATTTTCAGGGAGGCCACATGTTCTATACCTGGGATGAGTCGCGGCAGCTCTGGTTTGAGGACATGCAGCGGTTCTACCACCAGGCGTCGGGTAAGTAG
- a CDS encoding tellurite resistance TerB family protein, protein MTESSMGTAEALASIALVAIAADGYLADQEGQDMTMLLSRMALFSSYSKDAVHHLFDLLLTRLKTEGPGAMVDQAKAVLPQDLRETAFAVATDLVLSDRTVTPQEQAFLEDLYRILEIPSPLAQQIVQVMTIKNRG, encoded by the coding sequence ATGACCGAGTCATCTATGGGCACCGCAGAGGCGCTGGCCAGCATTGCGCTAGTGGCGATCGCCGCCGACGGCTATTTGGCCGACCAGGAGGGTCAGGATATGACCATGCTGCTGTCGCGCATGGCGTTGTTTAGCAGCTACTCCAAAGATGCCGTGCATCACCTGTTTGATCTGTTGCTGACGCGCCTCAAGACTGAGGGGCCGGGGGCAATGGTTGACCAGGCCAAGGCCGTTTTGCCCCAAGATTTACGGGAGACGGCTTTTGCGGTTGCCACCGATCTGGTGTTGTCTGACCGCACCGTTACCCCTCAGGAGCAAGCATTCTTAGAAGACCTGTACCGAATTTTAGAGATTCCCAGCCCACTAGCCCAGCAGATTGTGCAGGTGATGACGATCAAGAATCGGGGCTAG